From a single Lolium rigidum isolate FL_2022 chromosome 7, APGP_CSIRO_Lrig_0.1, whole genome shotgun sequence genomic region:
- the LOC124676509 gene encoding anthocyanidin 3-O-glucosyltransferase 2-like encodes MASRPTVVLIPLWGSGHFMSALEAGKRLLAAGGGAFSLTVLVMHAPMQAKAAEVEGHVRRESALGLDISFLQLPAVEHPTGCVDPVEFASRYVELHTPHVKAAIAGLAPSSRAAAVVVDLFFTALFDVAHELAVPAYVYFASPAAFLALMLRLPALREELTGPGFAEMEGTVDVPGLPPVPPSYMPACLVKSKIQSYDSFEYHGRRYIEARGIIVNTTVELEASVLAAIADGRCVPGRPAPALHAIGPVIWFEPKDDDQHRHECVRWLDAQPPASVVLLCFGSMGSHDAAQVREIAAGLERSGHRFLWVLRGSPVAGTRHPTDANLDELLPEGFLEATAGRGLVWPAWAPQREILSHAAVGGFVTHCGWNSVLESLWFGVPMVPWPLYGEQHLNAFELVASVGVAVALEMDRKKGFFVQAAELERAVRNLMDGGSEEGRKARAKVSETSAEFRRAVGDGGSSCAALQRLVDEILELPDGRR; translated from the coding sequence ATGGCGTCTCGCCCTACCGTCGTCCTCATCCCGCTCTGGGGATCCGGACACTTCATGTCCGCACTCGAGGCCGGCAagaggctgctggccgccggcggGGGCGCCTTCTCCCTGACCGTGCTCGTCATGCACGCGCCGATGCAAGCCAAGGCGGCTGAGGTCGAGGGCCACGTGCGCCGGGAGTCGGCTTTGGGTCTCGACATCAGCTTCCTCCAGCTCCCTGCCGTCGAGCACCCCACCGGCTGCGTGGATCCCGTGGAGTTCGCGTCCCGGTACGTCGAGCTCCACACGCCCCACGTCAAGGCGGCCATCGCCGGCCTGGCTCCGTCGTCCCGGGCGGCCGCGGTCGTCGTCGATCTCTTCTTCACGGCCCTGTTCGACGTGGCCCACGAGCTCGCCGTGCCGGCGTACGTGTACTTTGCCTCCCCCGCCGCGTTCCTCGCGCTCATGCTGCGCCTGCCGGCGCTCCGCGAGGAACTGACCGGCCCTGGGTTTGCGGAGATGGAAGGCACGGTGGACGTGCCGGGGCTGCCGCCGGTGCCGCCGTCGTACATGCCGGCCTGCCTCGTCAAATCGAAGATTCAGAGCTACGACTCGTTCGAGTACCACGGGCGTCGCTACATAGAAGCCAGGGGCATCATCGTGAACACCACTGTGGAGCTCGAGGCCTCAGTCCTCGCCGCAATCGCGGACGGCCGATGCGTGCCCGGGCGCCCCGCTCcagcgctccacgcgatcggccccgtgaTCTGGTTCGAACCCAAAGACGACGACCAACACCGGCACGAGTGCGTGCGGTGGCTcgacgcccagccgccggcgtcaGTGGTGCTCCTCTGCTTCGGAAGCATGGGGTCACACGACGCGGCGCAGGTGAGGGAGATCGCCGCGGGCCTAGAGCGCAGCGGCCACCGTTTCCTGTGGGTGCTGCGAGGCTCACCCGTCGCAGGTACGCGGCACCCGACGGACGCGAACCTGGACGAGCTGCTCCCGGAGGGGTTCCTGGAGGCGACGGCGGGGAGGGGGCTGGTGTGGCCGGCGTGGGCGCCGCAGAGGGAGATCCTGTCCCACGCCGCCGTGGGCGGCTTCGTGacgcactgcgggtggaactccgTCCTGGAGAGCCTGTGGTTCGGCGTGCCGATGGTGCCATGGCCGCTGTACGGGGAGCAGCACCTGAACGCGTTCGAGCTCGTGGCGAGCGTGGGCGTGGCGGTCGCGCTGGAGATGGACCGGAAGAAGGGGTTCTTCGTGCAGGCGGCGGAGCTGGAGCGCGCGGTGAGGAACCTGATGGACGGCGGGTCGGAGGAGGGGAGGAAGGCGAGGGCGAAGGTATCGGAAACGAGCGCCGAGTTCCGGAGGGCCGTCGGGGATGGCGGCTCGTCGTGCGCCGCGCTGCAGAGGCTGGTGGACGAGATTTTGGAGCTGCCGGACGGAAGGAGATGA